One window of the bacterium genome contains the following:
- the trpD gene encoding anthranilate phosphoribosyltransferase, which translates to MTLKDYLKYVVHGGTLAVHDAERCCELLFKSEASQMDIAALLCAMHARGETVDELCGFLSTMRRHMSRVDGFEATAVDMCGTGGDGSHSFNLSTAASLVAAACGVTVAKHGNRAVSSKSGSADVIEALGLPFCESPAQAASLLGEHGFAFLFAPNFHPAMKSVAPVRRELGVRTIFNLLGPLANPAQVRRQIIGVYNPIWLRTVIETLARSGSDWVIACHSEGGLDEISLCGTTYYCMLKDGGISEGKWTPADWGLIPSQVEVVDGSSAANNAVRLRDIANGREPDLREWIVANCAPALWISGLAEDLRDAVVIARRCIVNGQFAEFLARVGCA; encoded by the coding sequence GTGACTCTCAAAGACTACCTCAAGTATGTCGTACATGGCGGCACTCTGGCGGTTCACGATGCGGAACGCTGCTGCGAGCTGCTCTTCAAAAGCGAGGCCTCGCAGATGGATATCGCAGCTCTCTTGTGCGCCATGCATGCCCGCGGTGAAACTGTTGATGAACTGTGCGGATTTCTCTCTACAATGCGCCGTCACATGTCGCGTGTGGATGGTTTCGAGGCAACTGCTGTCGATATGTGCGGCACAGGCGGTGACGGCAGTCACAGCTTCAACCTCTCTACGGCTGCTTCACTGGTTGCTGCCGCCTGCGGAGTAACAGTTGCCAAGCATGGCAACCGTGCGGTTTCCTCTAAATCCGGAAGCGCAGATGTGATTGAGGCGCTTGGCCTGCCGTTCTGTGAGTCTCCGGCACAAGCGGCTTCGCTCCTCGGTGAGCACGGATTTGCGTTCCTGTTCGCACCCAATTTCCATCCTGCAATGAAAAGCGTCGCTCCGGTGCGCAGAGAGCTCGGTGTACGGACGATTTTCAATCTGCTCGGTCCGCTGGCCAACCCTGCGCAAGTTCGCCGGCAGATTATTGGTGTCTATAACCCCATTTGGCTAAGGACGGTTATCGAAACTCTTGCGCGTTCCGGCTCCGATTGGGTGATTGCCTGTCATTCCGAAGGCGGACTCGACGAAATTTCACTATGCGGAACAACGTACTACTGTATGCTGAAAGACGGCGGCATTTCAGAAGGAAAATGGACTCCCGCAGACTGGGGCCTTATTCCATCCCAAGTTGAAGTAGTAGATGGCAGCTCTGCAGCAAACAATGCGGTACGACTTCGCGATATCGCCAACGGGCGCGAACCCGACCTGCGCGAGTGGATTGTCGCGAATTGTGCCCCTGCACTTTGGATATCCGGACTGGCTGAGGACTTGCGCGACGCCGTGGTCATCGCCCGCAGATGTATTGTAAACGGTCAATTCGCGGAATTTCTTGCAAGAGTCGGCTGCGCATGA
- a CDS encoding TetR/AcrR family transcriptional regulator, with translation MTIIDRKLREKQEMRASILEAAKDLFAEDGFQNVSIRKIAEKIEYSPATIYLYFKDKDAILFDLHNEGFRKLFTRQRDRAKIKDPVQRLKSLLEGYLEFALAEPEYYDLMFMLFTPLPKIIKTAEWRYGRRAFRMLMKTVAECQALGLFRETRTEAASLGLWGSVHGLASLLIRQRASMLPETEQANLAREALSMFNSNLLATSA, from the coding sequence GTGACGATCATTGATCGCAAGCTCAGAGAAAAGCAAGAGATGCGCGCCTCCATCCTCGAGGCTGCTAAGGATCTCTTCGCCGAGGATGGCTTTCAAAATGTCTCAATCCGCAAGATTGCAGAGAAGATAGAATACAGCCCTGCCACTATCTATCTGTATTTTAAGGACAAAGATGCTATCCTCTTTGACCTTCATAATGAAGGTTTTCGTAAACTCTTTACCCGCCAAAGAGATAGAGCAAAAATCAAGGACCCGGTACAAAGACTTAAGAGTCTGTTGGAAGGATACTTGGAGTTCGCGTTGGCTGAGCCAGAGTATTACGATTTGATGTTCATGCTCTTTACTCCGCTGCCCAAAATCATTAAGACGGCGGAATGGAGGTATGGACGACGGGCCTTCAGAATGCTCATGAAAACCGTCGCTGAATGTCAGGCGTTGGGACTTTTCCGAGAGACTCGTACCGAGGCTGCCTCCCTCGGACTTTGGGGCTCCGTCCATGGACTTGCTTCTTTACTGATTCGCCAGCGTGCTTCCATGCTGCCCGAAACTGAGCAAGCCAATTTGGCAAGAGAGGCATTAAGCATGTTTAACAGCAATTTGCTGGCTACTTCTGCGTGA
- a CDS encoding aminodeoxychorismate/anthranilate synthase component II, which translates to MIFVLDNYDSFTYNLVQAIGKLGVRVEVARNDEITCQELQVMNPAGLVLSPGPGRPEDAGNMPAILAGSIGILPILGVCLGHQMIGLHFGGNVVSAPELVHGKSTRVFHDGRTIYKGLPDPFEAGRYHSLIVAQEGLPAELVVTSRTGTGEIMGLRHKSLPVEGVQFHPESILTPDGERLLANFIAMTATK; encoded by the coding sequence ATGATCTTCGTCCTTGACAACTACGATTCGTTCACCTATAACCTCGTGCAGGCAATCGGCAAGCTCGGCGTGCGTGTTGAAGTTGCTCGCAATGACGAAATTACATGCCAGGAATTGCAGGTCATGAATCCCGCAGGGCTTGTTCTTTCGCCCGGACCGGGACGACCGGAAGATGCCGGGAATATGCCGGCAATTCTTGCGGGTTCAATCGGCATTCTTCCGATACTCGGTGTCTGTCTCGGCCACCAGATGATTGGTCTGCATTTCGGTGGCAACGTCGTTTCTGCGCCGGAACTGGTGCACGGGAAATCCACTCGAGTATTTCACGACGGCAGAACCATCTACAAGGGATTGCCTGACCCGTTCGAGGCCGGAAGGTATCATTCTCTGATCGTCGCACAGGAAGGTTTGCCCGCTGAACTGGTCGTTACATCCCGCACGGGAACCGGTGAAATCATGGGTCTGCGCCACAAATCACTGCCCGTCGAAGGTGTACAGTTTCATCCTGAATCCATACTGACTCCCGATGGCGAGCGACTCCTCGCCAACTTCATCGCCATGACTGCGACAAAGTGA
- a CDS encoding T9SS type A sorting domain-containing protein, whose protein sequence is MRTLASFLFLALSIPVWADPGDTTVVVTFAQRLQNFGAGGRDVVEVFEFPGWDVEFSEIYMVYRLDCPSSPGDCDPWDRTARLFVQRPLTDSTHEDIEIARVITPYDITGGGGPGHCEWTFDMLDYQSLLRGQVTLHSFVDTWVGGNQGWLVTCTFYFVENPLQLRPIAVEQLWNFGGLVYGDPADPVENHLDISFVPIPAQAEFATVRIWTTGHGQGNTHNAAEFSQKTHGVWIGTDHFEHLLWRNDCSVNACSPQGGTWQFNRAGWCPGDRVYPWDIPFVEVVPGQTIDVWPTIEAYENLCRPTNPECVSGVTCPDCNYNSTGHTQPVYITSGQVIFWTTQTVSAEEQPDLVPANAVLHQNYPNPFNPETTISFSLAKTGNARVDIFDVNGRLVQTLLDREISRGQHKLRFDGSGLSSGVYFTRLMTQGEQFTNKMLLLK, encoded by the coding sequence ATGCGAACGCTTGCTTCTTTTCTTTTTCTTGCACTGTCAATCCCTGTCTGGGCCGACCCGGGTGACACAACCGTGGTTGTTACTTTCGCTCAAAGACTCCAGAACTTCGGTGCCGGCGGCCGGGACGTCGTGGAGGTTTTTGAATTCCCCGGTTGGGATGTTGAGTTCAGTGAGATCTACATGGTGTATCGCTTGGATTGTCCAAGTTCACCGGGCGATTGCGACCCCTGGGACAGAACAGCCCGCCTGTTTGTCCAACGTCCGCTAACAGATTCGACTCACGAAGATATTGAAATTGCTCGTGTTATTACACCGTATGATATCACAGGCGGAGGAGGCCCGGGACACTGCGAATGGACATTCGACATGCTTGATTATCAATCCCTGCTCAGAGGCCAGGTCACTCTTCACAGCTTTGTGGATACGTGGGTTGGTGGAAATCAAGGCTGGTTGGTAACTTGCACCTTTTACTTCGTCGAAAACCCCCTTCAGCTACGTCCTATTGCAGTCGAGCAGCTCTGGAACTTCGGCGGGCTGGTGTACGGAGACCCCGCCGATCCTGTCGAGAATCACCTTGACATCTCCTTTGTGCCGATACCTGCGCAAGCCGAATTTGCAACGGTCCGCATCTGGACTACCGGTCACGGGCAGGGAAACACTCATAATGCTGCCGAGTTCTCTCAAAAAACTCACGGGGTGTGGATTGGTACCGACCATTTCGAACACCTCCTGTGGAGAAATGACTGCTCTGTCAATGCTTGCAGCCCGCAAGGCGGAACATGGCAGTTTAACCGTGCCGGGTGGTGCCCGGGGGACCGGGTGTATCCGTGGGATATTCCGTTTGTCGAAGTCGTACCCGGACAAACTATAGATGTTTGGCCAACTATCGAAGCTTACGAAAACCTTTGCCGCCCGACCAATCCTGAATGTGTTTCCGGAGTCACCTGCCCGGATTGCAATTACAACAGCACCGGTCACACACAACCCGTTTACATCACCAGCGGTCAAGTTATCTTCTGGACAACTCAAACGGTATCAGCCGAAGAGCAGCCTGATTTGGTTCCTGCCAATGCCGTGCTCCACCAGAACTACCCGAACCCGTTCAATCCCGAAACGACCATCTCATTCTCGCTTGCAAAAACGGGGAATGCGAGAGTAGATATCTTTGACGTCAACGGACGTCTTGTACAAACGCTGTTGGATCGGGAGATAAGTCGGGGTCAGCACAAGCTTCGTTTCGATGGAAGCGGATTGTCGAGCGGAGTCTATTTCACCCGATTGATGACACAAGGAGAGCAATTCACGAACAAGATGTTGCTGCTGAAGTAA
- a CDS encoding T9SS type A sorting domain-containing protein translates to MKKFKYLLICLMLAFVGASTAEAAIGWAGQIWPTSGQVRLPNQNIGVYVQVWKAGVTEAPGPGAGISASLFYKRASEGSYTSVPMSFNVQIGSNDEWWADIPAAALNGGEDELFYVEIYDAEDGSTYTGAQDQAGNNPPFVLHIQPGTSRDVAVTFRVDMNCVNPDLFDGGVFFTGDFLGWSTCNPNGSMSDVDADGIWEGTFVFPGGSNTSVQYKFQRNDGEFCNWECGGNRFFTIDDSNPTQTLDIQIYCCEVWGPSEISGAGSYCVSLCCCSQELWIRLVTSYSNPVITGLDWVYGCVECGNPDCTPGSGDIIWDVRQGEDMNWYLVLCLPPDAGRAIPPAEDVYAGCFCITIDDILPVEMASFDAVALENAVRIDWSTATEQATSHFLLERSTDMNSWSLAAQVAARGESSSETHYSYTDENVTVGTTYSYRLTIVDLDGAVSVHSQIVNATPYGAGTVNEFALAQNYPNPFNPETNISYTLANSANVSLKVYSVTGAEVAILVNGNMEAGSHTVSFNAASLPSGVYFYRLDAGSFTATRKMLLLK, encoded by the coding sequence ATGAAAAAGTTTAAGTATTTGTTAATTTGTTTGATGTTGGCCTTTGTTGGGGCTAGCACGGCAGAGGCTGCCATTGGCTGGGCAGGACAGATCTGGCCGACCAGTGGCCAAGTTCGCTTGCCGAATCAGAACATCGGAGTGTATGTTCAAGTTTGGAAGGCTGGCGTTACTGAAGCCCCCGGACCGGGTGCCGGAATCAGCGCTTCGCTATTCTACAAACGTGCCAGCGAAGGGTCTTACACATCGGTTCCCATGTCGTTTAACGTGCAAATCGGAAGCAACGACGAATGGTGGGCTGATATTCCAGCGGCCGCTTTGAATGGCGGCGAGGACGAATTGTTCTACGTGGAGATTTATGACGCGGAAGACGGTTCGACGTATACTGGTGCTCAGGATCAGGCCGGAAACAATCCTCCGTTCGTCCTGCATATTCAACCGGGCACGTCACGGGATGTTGCCGTGACCTTCCGAGTTGATATGAATTGCGTTAACCCCGATCTGTTTGACGGCGGCGTATTCTTCACGGGTGATTTTCTCGGTTGGAGTACGTGCAATCCAAATGGTTCGATGAGCGACGTTGACGCAGACGGAATCTGGGAAGGCACGTTCGTGTTCCCGGGCGGCTCGAATACCAGTGTTCAATATAAGTTCCAGCGTAACGACGGAGAGTTCTGTAACTGGGAGTGTGGCGGCAATCGTTTCTTCACCATTGACGATAGCAACCCGACTCAGACACTTGACATTCAGATTTACTGCTGCGAAGTCTGGGGCCCGAGTGAAATTTCGGGCGCAGGTTCCTACTGTGTCAGTCTTTGCTGCTGCTCGCAAGAGCTGTGGATTCGCCTAGTCACGTCGTATTCGAATCCCGTTATCACCGGTCTCGATTGGGTTTATGGCTGTGTCGAGTGCGGTAACCCGGATTGTACTCCCGGCAGTGGCGATATCATTTGGGATGTCCGTCAGGGCGAAGACATGAACTGGTATCTTGTGCTCTGTCTGCCGCCGGACGCAGGCCGTGCGATTCCGCCGGCGGAGGATGTTTATGCCGGCTGTTTCTGCATCACGATTGACGACATTTTGCCGGTGGAGATGGCGTCGTTTGATGCCGTGGCACTTGAGAATGCCGTGCGGATTGATTGGTCAACGGCGACGGAACAGGCGACGAGCCACTTCCTGCTTGAGCGTTCGACGGATATGAACAGCTGGTCGCTGGCAGCCCAGGTCGCAGCACGCGGAGAGAGTTCATCGGAGACACACTACAGCTACACCGATGAAAATGTCACAGTCGGTACGACGTACAGCTATCGTCTGACGATAGTTGATCTGGATGGCGCAGTTTCAGTTCATTCGCAGATTGTCAATGCCACGCCGTACGGTGCAGGCACAGTCAACGAGTTCGCATTGGCACAGAACTACCCGAATCCGTTTAACCCGGAGACGAATATCAGCTACACTCTGGCGAATTCGGCTAATGTTTCGTTGAAAGTGTACTCGGTGACCGGCGCAGAAGTCGCCATCCTTGTGAACGGCAATATGGAAGCTGGAAGTCACACTGTCAGCTTCAACGCGGCTTCGCTTCCAAGCGGTGTCTATTTCTACCGTCTCGACGCCGGCAGTTTCACTGCAACACGCAAGATGCTTCTGCTGAAGTAG
- a CDS encoding L,D-transpeptidase family protein — MLRRLILVAPIALALVWLGCDTPPLVDMVIAESALSNARSGPPRKYAKEELESAEVALQKAREEMAFQQGRMSIMRNYDSTDTLIAYARTLTQIAEDSAKARREIALANAEHELKILTDDLNNWRESLDSKLTLYRAEKLWTLAQMSQMNAMSLLAQEDIEGALDAGQECREQLAALRMAINNHGADELERIRAAKHWVANTLEDSRRNGTVAIIVDKEEHRLHLFDGGKKLKSYKVDLGFNAAYQKMFAGDGATPEGRYKVTEVKHSSRYYKALLLNYPNDDDKKRFAANKKSGRISKRAGIGKLIEIHGHGGQNKNWTDGCVALADHDMLELMKYARVGTPVTIVRKLEGL; from the coding sequence ATGCTCAGACGACTGATCCTTGTCGCTCCGATTGCCCTTGCCCTGGTATGGCTGGGGTGCGACACACCGCCGCTGGTTGACATGGTGATCGCCGAATCGGCGCTCTCCAATGCGCGCAGCGGTCCTCCCCGCAAATATGCCAAGGAAGAACTTGAGTCCGCAGAGGTCGCGCTGCAGAAGGCCCGTGAAGAAATGGCCTTTCAACAGGGCAGGATGTCGATCATGCGCAATTATGACTCCACGGATACGCTTATTGCATATGCCCGGACACTGACTCAAATTGCGGAAGACTCGGCGAAAGCAAGAAGGGAAATTGCCCTTGCAAATGCCGAGCATGAACTGAAGATTCTGACTGACGATTTGAACAACTGGCGGGAGTCGCTTGATTCAAAACTGACGCTGTATCGCGCTGAGAAGCTGTGGACCCTGGCACAGATGAGCCAGATGAACGCCATGAGTCTGCTCGCGCAGGAAGATATTGAGGGGGCGCTGGATGCCGGGCAGGAGTGCCGTGAACAGCTCGCCGCCCTCCGTATGGCCATCAACAATCACGGCGCGGATGAACTCGAGCGAATTCGTGCCGCCAAGCACTGGGTGGCGAATACCCTTGAAGACAGCCGCCGGAACGGCACGGTCGCTATTATCGTTGATAAAGAAGAGCACCGCCTCCACCTGTTCGATGGCGGAAAGAAGCTGAAGTCCTACAAGGTTGATTTGGGCTTTAATGCGGCCTACCAGAAGATGTTCGCCGGCGACGGGGCAACTCCGGAGGGTCGGTACAAGGTCACGGAAGTGAAGCATTCGAGCCGGTATTACAAAGCTTTGCTGCTGAATTATCCAAACGACGACGACAAAAAGCGTTTTGCCGCAAACAAGAAGAGCGGCAGAATTTCAAAACGAGCCGGAATCGGTAAACTCATTGAAATCCACGGACATGGCGGTCAGAACAAGAATTGGACAGACGGCTGTGTCGCATTGGCGGATCACGATATGCTCGAACTAATGAAATATGCCCGGGTGGGTACACCTGTCACCATCGTACGCAAACTCGAGGGATTGTGA
- a CDS encoding L,D-transpeptidase, giving the protein MMKWVVLSVIAVLIIGTASVFALAEKPAEIPPPDMMSRLDSVLNAVPNEKSIAKEIKRLKRDLEKSLPKGKYIVIDPHTNHAYLRTADSVYFKAVCSTGSGGELTDPKTGKKWVFHTPQGVFAIKNKIVEPWWRKPDWAFVEENEPIPTSNADRLDPNVMGDYALGFGDGYFIHGTLYERLLGMSVSHGCVRLGSDDLKFFYDRVPIGTGVYVL; this is encoded by the coding sequence GTGATGAAATGGGTCGTACTTAGCGTAATCGCTGTTCTCATCATCGGGACTGCATCCGTTTTCGCCCTGGCGGAGAAGCCTGCGGAGATTCCGCCGCCTGACATGATGTCTCGCTTGGACTCCGTCTTGAATGCCGTTCCCAATGAAAAGAGTATCGCCAAGGAGATCAAGCGGCTCAAAAGGGATCTTGAAAAGTCTCTTCCGAAGGGAAAGTACATTGTCATTGATCCGCATACAAACCATGCCTATCTGCGAACTGCTGATTCCGTGTACTTCAAAGCCGTCTGTTCTACCGGTTCCGGAGGCGAGCTGACTGATCCCAAGACAGGCAAAAAGTGGGTGTTCCACACACCGCAGGGTGTCTTCGCTATCAAGAACAAAATCGTGGAACCGTGGTGGCGCAAACCTGATTGGGCATTTGTGGAGGAAAACGAACCGATTCCGACTAGCAATGCCGATCGGCTGGATCCCAACGTCATGGGTGATTATGCGCTGGGCTTCGGTGACGGGTACTTTATTCACGGAACTCTTTATGAACGGCTCTTGGGCATGTCGGTAAGTCACGGTTGCGTAAGATTGGGGTCGGATGACTTGAAATTCTTCTACGATCGTGTCCCCATCGGAACAGGAGTCTATGTTCTCTAA
- a CDS encoding SRPBCC domain-containing protein, translated as MKRALLVLMLLAAHASFAELTTNPQGGFTSTHVTTLPGSPDEIFDAMTGDILPWWDHHFSENPKSLRIEPWVGGRFIEEFDDEGNGALHATVILCNRPNMIRFDGPLGLTGKALTHVVTYEFTPQQDSTQVKVTVQLSGAIDTEWATIVDGVWKHFVIEAFQPYVLAGRHKDKPRLTR; from the coding sequence ATGAAAAGAGCTTTGCTTGTTTTGATGCTGTTGGCGGCACACGCTTCCTTCGCCGAACTTACGACTAACCCGCAGGGCGGATTCACTTCGACGCACGTCACGACTTTGCCGGGAAGCCCGGACGAAATCTTCGACGCGATGACCGGTGACATCTTGCCGTGGTGGGATCATCATTTTAGCGAGAATCCCAAGAGTCTCAGAATTGAGCCTTGGGTGGGAGGCAGGTTCATAGAGGAATTTGATGATGAAGGGAATGGAGCTCTTCATGCAACGGTTATTCTCTGTAACCGACCGAACATGATTCGGTTTGATGGGCCACTCGGACTAACCGGAAAGGCATTGACGCACGTTGTAACATATGAGTTCACGCCGCAGCAAGACAGCACCCAAGTTAAAGTTACTGTGCAGCTGAGTGGTGCCATTGACACAGAATGGGCGACGATTGTTGATGGTGTATGGAAACACTTTGTTATTGAAGCATTTCAACCCTATGTGCTGGCTGGCAGGCACAAAGACAAGCCAAGACTTACCCGATGA
- a CDS encoding anthranilate synthase component I family protein — MKTYTISGDLLTPVAAFLKLRNLGSAPFLMESVTGGERFGRFSFIGLNPDGAISAEAPGKASATIPSISQTGPLRLLLCEFEQNCTARHEQHLPFNGGLIGVIGFDWIHELEQMDASKQSSTPLAWLGNYEQIIIFDHLRHEVILAEQGNSKSAVTLHEITQALEKPVQAVKRSFKTGHRSSSFEPADFCASVDKLKHHIVAGDIFQAVLSQRFQRPAEGDAFELYRSLRRVNPSPYMFYHETPVGTFIGASPELQVGVSLREVRINPIAGTRPRGANETADKLLEHELVSDPKERAEHMMLVDLARNDLGRACEFGSVAVRDLASVHRFSHVMHLVSDIRGRLRDGKFTTDALAASFPAGTVSGAPKVRALQLILENEPVPREFYSGAAGFLGSDGNAEFCIMLRTAVLRDGVLSYQAGAGIVADSTPENELAETEHKAAAIERALAQLEKS, encoded by the coding sequence ATGAAAACTTATACGATATCCGGCGATCTCCTGACTCCGGTCGCGGCTTTCTTGAAACTTCGAAACCTTGGAAGCGCACCGTTTCTTATGGAAAGCGTCACCGGCGGTGAAAGATTCGGCCGATTCTCCTTTATTGGACTGAATCCAGACGGAGCCATTTCTGCTGAAGCTCCAGGTAAGGCGTCGGCGACGATTCCTTCAATCTCGCAAACTGGCCCCCTTCGTCTGTTGCTGTGCGAGTTCGAACAGAACTGTACTGCCCGACATGAACAACACCTTCCCTTCAACGGAGGATTAATAGGAGTAATCGGGTTCGATTGGATTCATGAACTGGAGCAAATGGACGCAAGCAAGCAGAGCTCAACTCCTCTTGCATGGCTCGGCAACTACGAGCAAATCATTATTTTCGACCACCTCCGGCATGAAGTTATTCTCGCTGAACAAGGCAATTCAAAATCCGCCGTCACTTTGCATGAGATTACCCAAGCGCTCGAGAAACCTGTTCAGGCAGTCAAGCGTTCATTCAAAACAGGGCATCGTTCAAGCAGTTTTGAGCCCGCGGATTTCTGCGCGTCGGTTGACAAACTAAAACATCATATTGTGGCCGGAGATATTTTTCAGGCCGTGCTTTCACAGCGATTTCAGCGTCCTGCTGAAGGAGATGCCTTTGAACTCTATCGTTCGCTCCGGCGCGTGAATCCGTCTCCTTACATGTTCTATCACGAAACTCCCGTCGGCACCTTTATCGGCGCCTCTCCGGAACTGCAAGTCGGTGTGAGTCTGCGCGAGGTTCGCATCAATCCTATTGCCGGCACGCGGCCGAGAGGAGCAAACGAAACTGCCGACAAGCTGCTCGAACACGAACTCGTCTCTGACCCGAAGGAACGGGCTGAACACATGATGCTCGTCGATCTTGCCCGCAACGATCTCGGCCGCGCCTGTGAGTTCGGTTCGGTCGCAGTCAGAGACCTCGCATCGGTTCATCGCTTCAGTCATGTAATGCATCTTGTGAGCGACATCCGCGGCAGATTACGCGATGGGAAATTCACGACGGACGCTCTCGCTGCGTCTTTTCCCGCCGGCACAGTGTCCGGTGCGCCAAAGGTTCGCGCACTGCAGCTCATTCTTGAAAACGAACCCGTCCCCCGTGAATTCTACTCCGGTGCCGCAGGCTTCCTCGGTAGTGACGGCAACGCCGAATTCTGTATCATGTTGCGGACTGCGGTTCTGCGCGACGGAGTGCTCAGTTATCAGGCGGGGGCTGGAATTGTCGCCGACAGCACTCCGGAAAATGAACTGGCCGAAACCGAACACAAGGCAGCTGCAATCGAACGCGCTTTGGCTCAGCTTGAAAAGTCATGA